From a region of the Penaeus vannamei isolate JL-2024 chromosome 2, ASM4276789v1, whole genome shotgun sequence genome:
- the LOC113819553 gene encoding uncharacterized protein, translated as MNRKCIESRSAGRRSVMGPEKCRETKCDGTRSVNRKCIESKSVRRRSVMGPETKCEGRSVNRKCIESRSVRRRSVKDEKCQEMKCEGRSVNRKCIESRSVRRRSKCQEKKCDGTRSVNRKCIESRSQKCQETKCDGARSVNKKCIESRSVRRRSVMGPEVSVRRRSVNKKCIESRSVRRRSVMGPEKCQEKKCDGARSVNKKCIESRSVRRRSVMGPEVCTGSKCQEKKCDGTRSMNKKCIESRSVRRRSVMGPEKCQETKREGRSVNRKCIESRSVRRRSVMGPEVVSRAEVSGEKCEGRSVNRKCIESRSVRRRSVMGPEKCRETKCDGTRSVNRKCIERRSVGRRSVMGPEKCQETKCDGTRSVNRKCIENRSAGRRSVMGPEKCQEKKCDGTRSVNRKCIENRSAGRRSVMGPEKCREKKCDGTRSMNRKCIESRSVRRRSKCQEKKCDGTRSVNRKCIESRSAGRRSVKHEKCAGKCDWRKTVKGKVSGRISVKRKCIESRSVRRRSVNRKCIESRSVSRRSVMGPEV; from the exons atgaacaggaagtgtattgagagcagaagtgccgggagaagaagtgtgatgggaccagaa aagtgccgggagacgaagtgtgatgggaccagaagtgtgaacaggaagtgcATTGAGAGCAAaagtgtcaggagacgaagtgtgatgggaccagaa acgaagtgtgaaggacgaagtgtgaacaggaagtgtattgagagcagaagtgtcaggagacgaagtgtgaaGGACGAA aagtgtcaggagatgAAGTGTGAAGGAcgaagtgtgaacaggaagtgtattgagagcagaagtgtcaggagacgaagt aagtgtcaggagaagaagtgtgatgggaccagaagtgtgaacaggaagtgtattgagagcagaagt cagaagtgtcaggagacgaagtgtgatgggGCCAGAAGTGTGAAcaagaagtgtattgagagcagaagtgtcaggagacgaagtgtgatgggaccagaagt aagtgtcaggagacgaagtgtgaacaagaagtgtattgagagcagaagtgtcaggagacgaagtgtgatgggGCCAGAA aagtgtcaggagaagaAGTGTGATGGGGCCAGAAGTGTGAAcaagaagtgtattgagagcagaagtgtcaggagaagaagtgtgatgggaccagaagtgtgcacaggaagt aagtgtcaggagaagaagtgtgatgggaccagaagtaTGAAcaagaagtgtattgagagcagaagtgtcaggagacgaagtgtgatgggaccagaa aagtgtcaggagacgaagCGTGAAGGAcgaagtgtgaacaggaagtgtattgagagcagaagtgtcaggagacgaagtgtgatgggaccagaagt tgtatcgagagcagaagtgtcaggagaaaAGTGTGAAGGAcgaagtgtgaacaggaagtgtattgagagcagaagtgtcaggagaagaagtgtgatgggaccagaa aagtgtcgggagacgaagtgtgatgggaccagaagtgtgaacaggaagtgtattgagagaaGAAGTGTCGggagacgaagtgtgatgggaccagaa aagtgtcaggagacgaagtgtgatgggaccagaagtgtgaacaggaagtgtattgagaacAGAAGTGCCGGGAgaagaagtgtgatgggaccagaa aagtgtcaggagaagaagtgtgatgggaccagaagtgtgaacaggaagtgtattgagaacAGAAGTGCCGGGAGAAGAAGTGTGATGGGCccagaa AAGTGCCGGGAgaagaagtgtgatgggaccagaagtatgaacaggaagtgtattgagagcagaagtgtcaggagaagaagt aagtgtcaggagaagaagtgtgatgggaccagaagtgtgaacaggaagtgtattgagagcagaagtgccgGGAGACGAAGTGTGAAGCACGAA AAGTGTGCAGGGAAGTGTGACTGGAGAAAGACTGTGAAAGGAAAAGTGTCGGGGAGGATAAGTGTGAagaggaagtgtattgagagcagaagtgtcaggagacgaagtgtgaacaggaagtgtattgagagcagaagtgtcagtagacgaagtgtgatgggaccagaagtgtga